The following coding sequences are from one bacterium window:
- a CDS encoding hybrid sensor histidine kinase/response regulator, with protein sequence MAGKFDKSIFLAKFKEETDERLNNLNNKLLNLEQNPDDAELLNEVFREAHTLKGSAKMVGLTKINRIAHQMEDLLGRIKEKQFNLTPQINDLLFECLDSIKILLEAEISKKEVDIDVDSLCDELIQACTGKLIRERKKTERKIRLVEGVAQEIRHEKVGFEETIRVEVSKLDKLLNLSGEMIINRGKLDALLMHIKDISELMKEQILFLDQLKERTNGFKEEIIKLSLSHQRLKDGTTNLLRKYAEGLDDLNILTNELEDMVIKIRMLPVSTIFDLFPRVVRDMAEEYDKEINLEIRGEKTGLDKKILEEIKDPLMHLVRNCIDHGIETPEERALLGKPRTGKICFSARQEGASIIIEISDDGRGIDPRVIKRIALKKNLITHEQAEKITDENAIYLIFAPGFSTSEKITDISGRGVGMNVVKENIERLKGSINIQTEVGKGTKFTLRMPLTLSITLGLIVKSQGQLFIFPTSEVKKIVNLSTNDIKLIGDKEVVIVDGVTIPFVKLDKLLGLKKENEILTNREMFMIIIHFAGESIGFGVDEVISEQEIVIKSLGGYLKKPDNIAGATIWGDGEVILILDVFDIMKSAKKTHIEVKVTAKPKISTPTILVVDDSLTTRELEKNILESVGYNVEMAIDGLQALGKIKQKRYDLIITDITMPGMNGFELTAAIKKDEKCKDIPVIMVTSEEKDEDRKRGIEVGAQAYIIKSGFDQKGLLDMIEKMVEK encoded by the coding sequence ATGGCTGGAAAATTTGATAAATCTATATTTTTAGCGAAATTTAAAGAAGAAACTGATGAACGACTTAATAACCTCAATAATAAACTTTTAAACCTGGAACAAAATCCAGATGATGCTGAGCTACTCAATGAGGTATTTCGTGAAGCACATACCTTAAAAGGCTCGGCGAAAATGGTCGGTTTGACCAAAATTAACCGCATCGCCCACCAGATGGAAGACCTGCTCGGCAGAATCAAAGAAAAACAATTCAATCTCACCCCACAAATAAATGATTTGCTGTTTGAATGCCTTGATTCAATTAAAATTCTGTTAGAGGCAGAAATCTCTAAAAAAGAAGTAGATATTGATGTCGATTCTCTTTGTGATGAATTAATTCAAGCCTGCACCGGAAAGTTAATTCGTGAAAGGAAAAAGACTGAGAGAAAAATTCGGTTAGTCGAAGGTGTAGCCCAAGAAATTCGACATGAAAAAGTAGGCTTTGAAGAAACAATCCGTGTTGAAGTAAGCAAACTTGATAAACTCCTGAATTTAAGTGGAGAAATGATTATTAACCGTGGCAAATTAGATGCCCTGTTGATGCACATAAAGGATATATCTGAATTAATGAAAGAACAAATATTATTCCTCGACCAACTAAAGGAAAGAACCAATGGATTTAAAGAAGAGATAATAAAATTATCCCTTTCACACCAGAGACTAAAAGACGGAACAACTAATTTATTAAGAAAATACGCAGAGGGACTGGATGACTTGAATATTTTAACTAATGAATTGGAAGATATGGTCATTAAAATAAGGATGTTACCAGTATCGACTATTTTTGACCTTTTCCCAAGAGTCGTGCGGGATATGGCTGAAGAATATGATAAGGAGATAAATTTAGAAATTAGAGGTGAAAAAACAGGACTTGATAAAAAAATACTGGAGGAAATAAAAGACCCACTGATGCATTTAGTCCGCAATTGTATTGACCATGGAATCGAAACGCCAGAAGAAAGGGCATTGCTTGGTAAACCACGAACCGGGAAAATATGCTTTTCTGCCCGACAGGAAGGAGCAAGTATAATTATTGAAATATCCGATGACGGTCGAGGCATAGACCCTCGTGTCATAAAACGAATTGCCTTAAAGAAAAATCTGATTACCCATGAACAAGCAGAGAAAATTACTGATGAAAACGCTATTTACCTTATCTTCGCCCCAGGATTCTCTACCAGTGAAAAAATCACAGATATCTCCGGACGAGGCGTGGGAATGAATGTTGTTAAAGAAAACATTGAACGACTTAAAGGTTCGATTAACATCCAGACAGAGGTAGGTAAAGGCACAAAATTTACCTTACGCATGCCCTTAACCTTAAGTATTACTTTAGGACTAATTGTTAAATCCCAGGGGCAATTATTCATTTTCCCAACTTCAGAAGTAAAAAAAATAGTTAATCTATCAACAAATGATATAAAACTGATTGGTGATAAAGAAGTAGTTATCGTTGATGGTGTTACTATCCCTTTTGTCAAACTCGATAAACTACTTGGATTAAAAAAAGAAAATGAAATACTTACCAATCGCGAAATGTTTATGATTATAATTCATTTTGCAGGTGAATCTATTGGATTTGGAGTAGATGAAGTTATTAGTGAACAAGAAATAGTTATCAAAAGTCTGGGCGGTTATTTAAAAAAACCTGATAATATTGCCGGTGCAACTATCTGGGGAGATGGCGAAGTAATCCTTATCTTAGATGTATTTGATATAATGAAATCTGCCAAAAAGACACATATTGAAGTAAAAGTAACTGCTAAACCAAAAATCTCTACTCCCACTATTTTAGTTGTAGATGATTCATTAACGACCCGCGAACTTGAAAAAAATATCTTAGAATCAGTGGGCTATAATGTCGAAATGGCAATTGATGGATTACAAGCCTTAGGGAAAATCAAACAAAAAAGATATGATTTAATCATTACCGATATTACTATGCCAGGAATGAATGGATTTGAATTAACTGCC